The Pseudomonas azotoformans genome has a segment encoding these proteins:
- a CDS encoding flavin reductase family protein: MSDDIHFYEPANGHGLPHDPFNAIVGPRPIGWISSHDSQGRLNLAPYSFFNAFNYIPPIIGFSSVGRKDSLNNIEQTGEFVWNLATRPLAEQMNQSCAPVSPEVNEFELSGLTPVASKIVGVPRVGESPVSFECKVTQIIQLQRADKALVPSWLVLGEVVAVHIAKWLLKDGIYDTAAAEPILRGGGPADYFQLGPEALFKMHRPKA, from the coding sequence ATGTCCGACGATATCCATTTCTACGAACCCGCCAACGGCCACGGCCTGCCTCATGACCCGTTCAATGCCATCGTCGGCCCCCGGCCCATTGGCTGGATTTCGTCCCACGACAGCCAAGGCCGCCTGAACCTGGCGCCCTACAGTTTTTTCAACGCGTTCAACTACATTCCGCCGATCATCGGGTTTTCCAGTGTCGGGCGCAAAGACAGCCTGAACAACATCGAACAGACCGGCGAGTTTGTTTGGAACCTGGCGACCCGCCCGCTGGCCGAGCAGATGAACCAGAGTTGCGCCCCGGTATCACCCGAGGTGAATGAGTTCGAATTGTCCGGCCTGACGCCGGTCGCTTCCAAGATCGTGGGCGTGCCACGGGTGGGCGAGAGCCCGGTGTCGTTCGAGTGCAAGGTGACGCAGATCATCCAGCTTCAGCGCGCCGACAAAGCATTGGTGCCTAGCTGGCTGGTGCTCGGCGAAGTGGTCGCGGTGCACATTGCCAAATGGCTGCTCAAGGACGGCATCTACGACACCGCCGCCGCCGAGCCGATTTTGCGCGGTGGCGGCCCGGCGGATTACTTCCAGTTGGGCCCTGAGGCCCTGTTCAAGATGCATCGACCCAAGGCTTAG
- a CDS encoding antibiotic biosynthesis monooxygenase family protein: MSTPIPASHMAFIRARTGCSTELGARLSSLIEPGRQAQGCLQFSLQHSQVDPDVWLISGFWSSEEAMSAYFNSPALMILTELLNDMVVRSMDFQTFTDASAAHAYGEYLQLAG, translated from the coding sequence ATGTCCACCCCCATTCCCGCGAGCCATATGGCCTTTATCCGCGCCCGCACCGGGTGCAGCACCGAACTCGGTGCACGCTTGAGCAGTTTGATCGAACCGGGCCGTCAGGCTCAGGGTTGCCTGCAATTCTCGTTGCAGCATTCCCAGGTCGATCCAGATGTCTGGTTGATCTCCGGTTTCTGGAGCAGTGAGGAGGCGATGAGCGCCTACTTCAACTCACCAGCCCTGATGATCCTGACCGAGTTGTTGAACGACATGGTGGTCCGCAGCATGGACTTCCAGACCTTTACTGACGCATCCGCTGCACACGCCTATGGCGAGTACCTGCAACTCGCCGGCTGA
- a CDS encoding AraC family transcriptional regulator, which yields MSSPEHKAIPLDAEMEKQRAELASIVHRHTWEDGSYGTAITTLFLNRHNTPRDFMPVLVEPALCILASGSKEVRLADEIFAYDPLNYLVFSVAMPVAGRIIEATPEDPNLSVRINIDPAQLTALIAEAGPMGVPSRPTSRGMYVDRIDGQLLDAVLRLARLLDSPKDIAMLAPLINREILYRLLRGPQGYRLYEIAVANSQSHRVSQAIKWLNGNYEQPLRIDDLAKEVNLSVSTLHHRFKAITAMSPLQYQKQLRLQEARRLMIAEGLEASAAGYRVGYESPSQFSREYSRLFGAPPLRDLARLRQSI from the coding sequence ATGTCGTCGCCCGAACATAAAGCCATCCCCCTCGATGCCGAGATGGAAAAGCAGCGCGCCGAACTGGCCAGCATCGTGCACCGGCATACCTGGGAGGACGGCTCCTACGGTACCGCCATCACCACCTTGTTCCTGAACCGCCACAACACGCCGCGTGACTTCATGCCGGTGTTGGTGGAGCCCGCTCTGTGCATCCTGGCCAGCGGCAGCAAGGAAGTGCGCCTGGCTGACGAGATCTTTGCCTACGACCCACTCAATTACCTGGTGTTCTCGGTGGCGATGCCGGTGGCTGGGCGGATCATCGAGGCCACCCCGGAAGACCCGAACCTGTCGGTGCGCATCAATATCGACCCGGCGCAGCTAACGGCCTTGATCGCAGAGGCAGGCCCGATGGGGGTGCCGTCGCGCCCGACCTCCCGTGGCATGTATGTCGACCGCATCGACGGCCAACTGCTCGACGCCGTGCTGCGCCTGGCGCGCCTGCTGGACTCGCCCAAAGACATCGCCATGCTGGCGCCGCTGATCAACCGCGAGATTCTTTATCGCCTGTTGCGGGGTCCCCAGGGTTATCGCCTGTATGAAATCGCCGTGGCCAACAGTCAGAGCCATCGGGTCAGCCAGGCGATCAAATGGTTGAACGGCAACTACGAGCAACCGCTGCGCATCGACGACCTGGCCAAGGAAGTGAACCTCAGCGTCTCGACCTTGCACCACCGCTTCAAGGCGATCACCGCCATGAGCCCGTTGCAGTACCAGAAGCAACTGCGCTTGCAGGAAGCGCGGCGGTTGATGATCGCCGAAGGGTTGGAAGCGTCGGCGGCCGGGTATCGCGTGGGGTATGAAAGCCCGTCGCAGTTCAGCCGCGAGTACAGTCGGTTGTTTGGGGCGCCGCCCCTCAGAGATTTGGCCCGGCTGCGCCAGAGCATTTAG
- a CDS encoding ATP-binding protein, with protein MPRSLLGRMLLLTLLAVLFAQALSSVIWVSQLRATQLEGLVTSARSLAHSMTASVSYFRSLPVAYRPLVLDQLRSMGGTRFVVTLNDRPLDMAILPQTPRKQAVLEAVDEVLKQTLGADVHISVEFVSAEDLRIFNAGLKLDELPRSWAHYALTLEPVNPPVLVTQIQLAPGEWLYIASLLPEPYTSLEEQGLPSQQVWFIVLTSGFLLLFIGLLVHWQSRPLKRLARAARDMSLGADVEPVAEGGGSEVVEVGRAFNAMRERISRYLTERSQLFSAISHDLRTPITRLRLRVELLEDENLQTKFGRDLDELELLVKGALQCVKDTDIHENIEPVDLNHVLDCLVEPYLAPNGNGRVTQHGRALTTYPGKPLALKRCIGNLIDNALKYGQNAHLRIEDDGVEFILHVDDEGPGVPEQRLEQVFEPHFRLAGQQQGYGLGLGIARNIAHSHGGEVSLQNLREGGLRVTLQLPRTLD; from the coding sequence GTGCCCCGTTCTTTGCTGGGGCGCATGCTGTTGCTGACGCTGCTGGCAGTGTTGTTTGCCCAGGCGCTGTCCAGCGTGATCTGGGTCTCGCAGTTGCGCGCCACCCAGCTCGAAGGCCTGGTCACCAGCGCCCGCAGCCTGGCGCATTCGATGACCGCCAGCGTGAGTTATTTCCGTTCGTTGCCGGTGGCCTACCGTCCGTTGGTCCTCGATCAATTGCGCAGCATGGGCGGCACGCGTTTTGTCGTGACCCTCAATGATCGCCCCTTGGACATGGCCATCCTGCCGCAGACCCCGCGTAAGCAGGCGGTGCTTGAGGCGGTCGATGAAGTGCTGAAACAAACCCTCGGCGCCGATGTGCATATCTCGGTGGAGTTCGTCAGCGCCGAGGACCTGCGTATCTTCAATGCCGGCCTCAAACTTGATGAACTGCCGCGTTCCTGGGCCCACTACGCACTGACCCTGGAGCCGGTAAACCCGCCGGTGCTGGTCACTCAGATCCAGCTCGCGCCCGGTGAATGGCTGTACATCGCCTCGCTATTGCCCGAGCCCTACACCAGTCTGGAAGAACAAGGCCTGCCGTCCCAGCAGGTGTGGTTTATCGTGCTGACCAGCGGTTTCCTGTTGCTGTTCATCGGCCTGCTGGTGCACTGGCAAAGTCGCCCTCTCAAGCGCTTGGCACGGGCCGCGCGGGACATGTCGCTGGGCGCCGACGTAGAGCCGGTGGCCGAAGGTGGCGGCAGCGAAGTGGTGGAAGTGGGCCGTGCGTTCAATGCCATGCGCGAGCGCATCAGCCGTTACCTGACCGAGCGCAGCCAGTTGTTCAGCGCGATTTCCCACGACTTGCGCACACCGATCACCCGACTGCGCCTGCGCGTGGAATTGCTGGAAGACGAGAACCTGCAAACCAAGTTTGGCCGCGACCTGGATGAGCTGGAGTTGTTGGTGAAGGGCGCGCTGCAATGCGTGAAAGACACGGATATCCACGAAAATATCGAGCCGGTCGACCTGAACCATGTGCTCGACTGCCTGGTGGAACCGTACCTGGCGCCGAACGGCAATGGTCGCGTGACCCAGCATGGCCGGGCGTTGACGACGTATCCGGGCAAGCCGCTGGCGCTCAAGCGTTGCATCGGCAACCTGATCGACAACGCATTGAAGTACGGGCAGAACGCCCATCTGCGCATCGAAGACGATGGCGTGGAATTTATCCTGCATGTGGATGACGAAGGCCCCGGTGTGCCCGAGCAACGCCTGGAGCAAGTCTTCGAACCGCACTTCCGCCTGGCCGGGCAGCAACAGGGCTACGGGCTGGGGCTGGGGATTGCGCGCAACATTGCCCATAGCCATGGCGGGGAAGTGAGTCTGCAGAATTTGCGTGAGGGTGGGTTGCGGGTGACCCTGCAACTGCCGCGCACTCTCGACTAA
- a CDS encoding response regulator, with translation MSVISKSILLVDDDQEIRELLQTYLSRAGFQVRGVPDGAGFRQAMNEAPCDLVILDVMLPDEDGFSLCRWIRQHPRQAQVPIIMLTASSDEADRVIGLELGADDYIGKPFSPRELQARIKALLRRCQFGQERSSGGEVLVFDEWRLDMISHRLFHVDGEEVILSGADFALLKLFLDHPQQILDRDTIGNATRGRDLMPLDRIVDMAVSRLRQRLRDTEKPPRLIRTVRGSGYQLAASVVAGNAH, from the coding sequence GTGAGCGTAATCAGTAAATCGATTCTCCTCGTCGACGACGACCAGGAAATCCGCGAATTGCTGCAGACCTACCTCAGTCGCGCCGGTTTCCAGGTGCGTGGCGTGCCGGATGGTGCGGGGTTCCGCCAGGCGATGAACGAGGCGCCATGCGACCTGGTCATCCTCGATGTGATGTTGCCGGACGAAGACGGCTTCAGCCTTTGCCGCTGGATCCGCCAGCACCCACGCCAGGCGCAGGTGCCGATCATCATGCTCACCGCCAGTTCCGACGAGGCCGACCGCGTGATCGGCCTGGAGCTGGGCGCCGACGACTACATCGGCAAGCCTTTCAGCCCCCGCGAGTTGCAGGCGCGGATCAAAGCCCTGTTGCGTCGCTGCCAGTTTGGCCAGGAACGCAGCAGTGGTGGCGAAGTGTTGGTGTTCGATGAATGGCGCCTGGATATGATCAGCCACCGCCTGTTCCATGTGGATGGCGAGGAAGTGATCCTTTCCGGGGCCGATTTCGCCCTGCTCAAATTGTTTCTCGACCACCCGCAACAGATCCTCGACCGCGACACCATCGGCAACGCTACCCGTGGCCGTGACCTGATGCCGCTGGACCGTATCGTCGACATGGCCGTCAGCCGCTTGCGCCAACGCCTGCGCGACACTGAAAAACCCCCGAGGCTGATCCGTACCGTGCGCGGCAGCGGTTATCAACTGGCAGCCAGCGTGGTTGCCGGCAATGCCCACTGA
- a CDS encoding glucokinase has product MKLALVGDIGGTNARFALWRDQELHSIRVHATADHSSPEDAIKVYLNEEGLQIGEIGAVCLSVAGPVSGDEFKFTNNHWRLSKTAFCKTLQVDELLLVNDFSAMALGMTRLKPDEFRVVCEGTPEPLRPAVVIGPGTGLGVGTLLDLGAGRFAALPGEGGHVDLPLSSPRETQLWQHIYTEIGHVSAETALSGGGLPRLYRAICAVDGHTPVLETPEAITAAGLAGDPVAMEVLDQFSIWLGRVAGNNVLTTGGRGGVYIVGGVIPRFADFFINSGFAKSFADKGCMSDYFKGIPVWLVTAPYSGLTGAGVALEQAFA; this is encoded by the coding sequence GTGAAGCTTGCGCTGGTCGGTGATATCGGGGGCACCAACGCCCGTTTCGCGTTGTGGCGCGATCAGGAACTGCATTCGATCCGCGTGCATGCCACGGCGGATCACTCCAGCCCTGAAGACGCGATCAAGGTTTACCTCAACGAGGAAGGCCTGCAAATCGGCGAAATCGGTGCGGTGTGCCTGTCGGTCGCCGGACCGGTGAGCGGCGATGAATTTAAATTCACCAACAACCACTGGCGCCTGAGCAAGACTGCGTTTTGCAAGACGTTGCAGGTCGATGAACTGCTGCTGGTCAATGACTTCTCGGCCATGGCCCTGGGCATGACCCGCCTCAAGCCCGACGAATTCCGTGTGGTTTGCGAGGGTACGCCGGAGCCGTTGCGCCCGGCGGTAGTGATTGGCCCTGGCACAGGCCTGGGAGTCGGGACGCTGCTGGACCTCGGCGCAGGTCGTTTTGCGGCGTTGCCGGGGGAGGGCGGGCATGTCGACCTGCCCCTGAGCAGCCCGCGTGAAACCCAGCTGTGGCAGCACATCTACACTGAGATCGGCCACGTCAGCGCCGAAACCGCCTTGAGCGGTGGCGGGTTGCCGCGTCTGTACCGTGCCATTTGCGCGGTCGACGGCCACACGCCGGTACTGGAAACCCCCGAGGCCATCACGGCCGCAGGCTTGGCCGGCGACCCGGTGGCGATGGAAGTATTGGACCAGTTCAGCATCTGGCTGGGCCGCGTCGCCGGCAACAATGTGCTGACCACCGGTGGACGCGGTGGCGTGTACATCGTGGGTGGGGTGATACCGAGGTTTGCCGACTTCTTTATCAACAGCGGCTTTGCCAAGAGTTTCGCCGACAAGGGCTGCATGAGCGACTACTTCAAGGGCATTCCGGTGTGGTTGGTAACCGCGCCGTATTCCGGGTTGACCGGGGCCGGCGTCGCGTTGGAACAGGCGTTTGCCTGA
- the edd gene encoding phosphogluconate dehydratase, translated as MHPRVLEVTERLIARSRATREAYLALIRGAATDGPMRGKLQCANFAHGVAGCGTEDKNSLRMMNAANVAIVSSYNDMLSAHQPYEHFPEQIKKALREVGSVGQFAGGTPAMCDGVTQGEPGMELSLLSREVIAMSTAVALSHNMFDAALMLGICDKIVPGLMMGALRYGHLPMIFVPGGPMPSGISNKQKADVRQRYAEGKATREELLESEMKSYHSPGTCTFYGTANTNQLLMEVMGLHLPGASFVNPYTPLRDALTREAAHQVTRLTKANGSFMPIGEIVDEKSIVNSIIALNATGGSTNHTLHMPAIAMSAGIILTWDDMADLSEVVPTLSHVYPNGKADINHFQAAGGMSFLIRELLEAGLLHEDVNTVAGKGLSRYTQEPFLVDGELIWRDGPIESLDESILRPVARAFSPEGGLRVMEGNLGRGVMKVSAVAPEHQIVEAPAVVFQDQQDLADAFKAGQLEKDFVAVMRFQGPRSNGMPELHKMTPFLGVLQDRGFKVALVTDGRMSGASGKIPAAIHVNPEAQSGGPLARVRDGDIIRVDGVKGTLELKVDADEFAARAPATGLLGNNVGAGRELFAFMRLAASSAEQGASAFTSALETLK; from the coding sequence ATGCATCCCCGCGTTCTTGAGGTCACCGAACGGCTTATCGCCCGTAGCCGCGCCACCCGCGAGGCCTACCTTGCGCTCATTCGCGGTGCAGCCACCGACGGTCCGATGCGCGGCAAGCTGCAATGCGCCAACTTCGCCCACGGCGTGGCCGGTTGCGGCACTGAAGATAAAAATAGTCTGCGCATGATGAATGCCGCCAACGTGGCAATTGTTTCGTCATATAACGACATGCTCTCGGCTCACCAGCCGTACGAGCATTTCCCTGAACAAATCAAGAAAGCCTTGCGCGAAGTCGGCTCGGTCGGCCAGTTCGCCGGCGGCACCCCCGCGATGTGCGATGGCGTGACCCAGGGCGAGCCGGGCATGGAGTTGAGCCTGCTCAGCCGTGAAGTCATTGCCATGTCCACGGCGGTAGCGCTGTCCCACAACATGTTCGATGCCGCGCTGATGCTGGGCATTTGCGACAAGATCGTCCCCGGCCTGATGATGGGCGCGTTGCGCTACGGCCACCTGCCGATGATCTTCGTGCCGGGCGGCCCGATGCCGTCGGGCATCTCCAACAAGCAGAAAGCCGACGTGCGCCAGCGTTATGCCGAAGGTAAGGCCACTCGCGAAGAGCTGCTGGAATCGGAGATGAAGTCCTATCACAGCCCCGGCACCTGCACCTTCTACGGCACCGCCAACACCAACCAGCTGCTGATGGAAGTGATGGGCCTGCACCTGCCGGGCGCCTCGTTCGTCAACCCGTACACGCCGCTGCGCGATGCGCTGACCCGCGAGGCCGCGCACCAGGTCACGCGCCTGACCAAAGCCAACGGCAGCTTCATGCCGATCGGCGAGATCGTCGACGAGAAATCCATCGTCAACTCCATCATCGCCCTCAACGCCACCGGCGGTTCGACCAACCACACCCTGCACATGCCAGCCATCGCCATGTCGGCGGGCATCATCCTCACTTGGGACGACATGGCCGACCTCTCCGAGGTGGTGCCGACCCTGTCCCACGTGTATCCAAACGGCAAGGCCGACATCAACCACTTCCAGGCGGCGGGCGGCATGTCGTTCCTGATCCGCGAACTGCTCGAAGCTGGCCTGCTCCACGAAGACGTCAACACCGTGGCCGGTAAGGGCCTGAGCCGCTACACCCAGGAGCCCTTCCTGGTCGACGGCGAACTGATCTGGCGCGATGGCCCGATCGAAAGCCTCGATGAAAGCATCCTGCGTCCCGTGGCCCGAGCGTTTTCGCCGGAAGGCGGCTTGCGTGTGATGGAAGGCAACCTCGGTCGCGGCGTGATGAAAGTGTCGGCCGTGGCGCCGGAGCATCAGATTGTTGAAGCACCGGCGGTGGTGTTCCAGGACCAGCAAGACCTGGCCGACGCGTTCAAGGCCGGCCAGTTGGAAAAAGACTTCGTGGCCGTCATGCGCTTCCAGGGCCCGCGCTCCAATGGCATGCCCGAATTGCACAAGATGACGCCGTTCCTCGGCGTGTTGCAAGACCGTGGCTTCAAAGTCGCACTGGTAACAGACGGGCGCATGTCCGGCGCGTCGGGTAAGATCCCCGCCGCGATTCACGTCAACCCCGAAGCCCAGAGCGGCGGGCCACTGGCGCGGGTACGCGATGGCGATATCATTCGCGTGGATGGCGTGAAGGGCACCTTGGAGCTTAAGGTGGACGCCGACGAATTTGCAGCGCGCGCGCCTGCCACGGGCCTGTTGGGCAATAACGTGGGGGCCGGTCGCGAGCTGTTTGCATTTATGCGCTTGGCCGCAAGCTCCGCAGAGCAGGGCGCCAGCGCCTTTACCTCTGCCTTGGAGACGCTTAAGTGA
- the gap gene encoding type I glyceraldehyde-3-phosphate dehydrogenase, protein MTLRIAINGFGRIGRNVLRALYTQGYRQDLQIVAINDLGDSSINAHLLKYDTVHGTFDAEVAHDQESLTVNGDRIAVSAIRNPADLPWAAHKIDVVFECTGLFTDRDKAAAHITAGARKVIISAPAKGADATVVYGVNHDILRQSHQIISNASCTTNCLAPVAQVLHRELGIESGLMTTIHAYTNDQNLTDVYHTDPYRARSATQNMIPSKTGAAEAVGLVLPELAGKLTGMAVRVPVINVSLVDLTVQLKKEATAEQVNALLKDASQHSKILGYNTLPLVSSDFNHNPLSSIFDANHTKVSGKLLKVLAWYDNEWGFSNRMLDNCLALCNAE, encoded by the coding sequence ATGACTCTTCGTATCGCAATCAATGGTTTTGGCCGTATCGGCCGTAATGTCCTGCGCGCACTGTATACCCAAGGCTACCGCCAGGATTTGCAGATCGTCGCCATCAACGATCTGGGCGACAGTTCGATCAACGCCCACCTGCTCAAATACGACACCGTGCATGGCACTTTCGACGCAGAGGTCGCCCACGATCAGGAAAGCCTGACCGTCAATGGTGACCGGATTGCCGTCAGTGCCATTCGCAACCCCGCCGACCTGCCGTGGGCTGCGCACAAGATCGACGTGGTGTTCGAATGCACCGGTCTGTTCACCGACCGTGACAAGGCTGCCGCCCATATTACCGCCGGCGCGCGCAAGGTGATCATCTCGGCACCGGCCAAGGGCGCGGACGCCACCGTGGTCTACGGTGTGAACCACGACATTCTGCGCCAATCCCACCAGATCATCTCCAACGCGTCGTGCACCACCAACTGCCTGGCGCCTGTGGCCCAGGTGCTGCACCGCGAGTTGGGCATCGAAAGTGGCCTGATGACCACGATTCACGCCTACACCAATGACCAGAACCTGACCGACGTCTACCACACCGACCCGTACCGTGCGCGTTCGGCCACCCAGAACATGATCCCGAGCAAGACCGGCGCAGCTGAAGCCGTCGGCCTGGTGCTGCCGGAACTGGCGGGCAAGTTGACCGGCATGGCGGTGCGTGTACCGGTGATCAACGTGTCGCTGGTGGACCTCACCGTGCAGTTGAAGAAAGAAGCCACTGCCGAACAGGTCAATGCGTTGCTCAAGGATGCCAGCCAGCATTCCAAGATCCTTGGTTACAACACCTTGCCGCTGGTTTCCAGCGACTTCAATCACAACCCGTTGTCGTCGATCTTCGATGCCAATCACACCAAAGTCAGTGGCAAATTGCTGAAAGTGTTGGCTTGGTATGACAACGAGTGGGGCTTCTCCAACCGTATGTTGGATAACTGCCTGGCGCTGTGTAACGCCGAATAA
- a CDS encoding RNA polymerase sigma factor, whose amino-acid sequence MSQSRFNHVFLTQRVVLLRTLQRMVNNHSTAEDLLQETYLRVTRALSERPIDHLEPFVYQTARNLALDHLRARRIQARTLQEDVPLDVLQSVAAPISTPEDATQAEQMLEALSVSLGQLSARQQQIFILSRLHGCSYQEIADQLEVSLSTVQKELKLIMAICVGVAERLDRP is encoded by the coding sequence GTGAGCCAATCTCGCTTCAACCACGTTTTTCTCACCCAACGGGTGGTTCTGCTTCGCACCTTGCAGCGGATGGTGAATAACCACAGCACCGCCGAGGACCTGTTGCAGGAAACCTACCTGCGCGTGACTCGGGCCCTGAGCGAGCGGCCGATCGATCACCTTGAACCTTTTGTCTATCAGACGGCGCGCAACCTGGCGCTGGATCATCTGCGCGCGCGCAGGATCCAGGCCCGCACGCTGCAGGAAGATGTCCCGCTGGATGTCCTGCAAAGCGTCGCTGCCCCCATCAGCACACCCGAAGATGCCACCCAGGCCGAGCAAATGCTTGAAGCCTTGAGCGTCAGCCTGGGCCAGTTGAGCGCCCGCCAACAGCAGATCTTCATCCTCAGCCGCCTGCATGGTTGCAGCTACCAAGAGATTGCCGATCAGTTGGAAGTGTCCTTGAGCACCGTGCAAAAGGAACTCAAATTGATCATGGCCATCTGTGTAGGTGTGGCCGAACGGCTGGATCGGCCTTAA
- a CDS encoding FecR family protein, translated as MTDPNKLQPHELAHEVLQDTAMDQALDWLIALQCPQPGQQAEFEAWLASDPAHVHAFAKAQAAWGGAPVHSAAVALAVPRKPSAWRRIKPHWKPLATAAVLLIGLFSFSNLPVRLQADHLTVVGERQRLQLDDGSKVLLNTNSAFSSSIKDHQRIARLYQGEAFFEIVPSHGLPLEIDAGPVRASVRDTAFAVRYLNGEAQVQVQRGDVDLSNTFDDARVRLSAGESIRIGPKGFGQPAKLDANKDLAWVQGRLIFENCPMSEVLAELRRYYPGWIVNTNDQLASVAVTGNYRLDQPLDVVRSLAHITSAKLSEYPALVILN; from the coding sequence GTGACGGACCCGAATAAACTGCAGCCCCATGAGCTGGCTCATGAGGTGTTGCAAGACACGGCTATGGATCAAGCCCTCGACTGGCTGATCGCCTTGCAGTGCCCGCAACCCGGGCAGCAAGCCGAATTCGAAGCCTGGCTGGCCAGCGATCCCGCCCACGTTCATGCTTTCGCCAAGGCCCAGGCCGCCTGGGGTGGCGCGCCGGTGCACAGTGCCGCCGTCGCACTGGCCGTACCGCGCAAGCCCAGCGCCTGGCGCCGCATCAAACCGCATTGGAAACCACTGGCTACCGCCGCCGTGCTGCTGATCGGCCTGTTCAGCTTCAGCAACCTGCCGGTACGCCTGCAAGCCGACCACCTCACCGTGGTGGGCGAACGCCAGCGCCTGCAACTGGACGACGGCTCCAAGGTGCTGCTGAACACCAACTCGGCGTTTTCCAGCAGCATCAAGGACCACCAGCGCATCGCCCGCCTGTACCAGGGCGAGGCGTTTTTCGAAATCGTGCCCAGCCACGGCCTGCCCCTGGAAATCGACGCCGGCCCTGTCCGTGCCAGCGTGCGCGATACGGCTTTTGCCGTGCGTTACCTGAATGGCGAAGCCCAGGTGCAAGTGCAACGCGGCGATGTCGACCTGAGCAACACCTTCGATGATGCCCGCGTGCGCCTGAGCGCCGGTGAAAGCATCCGCATCGGGCCCAAGGGCTTCGGCCAGCCGGCCAAGCTGGACGCCAACAAGGACCTGGCCTGGGTGCAAGGACGGCTGATTTTCGAAAACTGCCCGATGAGCGAAGTGCTCGCCGAGTTGCGTCGCTATTACCCGGGTTGGATCGTCAACACCAATGACCAACTGGCCAGTGTCGCCGTCACCGGCAATTATCGCCTCGACCAGCCTCTGGATGTGGTGCGATCCCTGGCCCACATCACCTCGGCCAAGCTGTCGGAATACCCGGCGCTGGTGATCTTGAACTAA